Sequence from the Synergistaceae bacterium genome:
GTTCTTGGCCTTCTTGAGGGATGCCATCAGTCCGCCGTCCTCTATCATCTGCTTGATGAACTCCGGGAACGGCTCAGCCTTGTAGGTCTTGTGCTTCGTCTCGTTCGTGATTATTCCTGTGTCGAAATTCACGCTCACACTGTCGCCGTCCGCAATGTCCTCCGCCGCTTCAGGGCACTCCAGAATCGCAAGCCCTATGTTGATTGCGTTGCGGTAGAAGATTCGCGCAAAACTCTTCGCGATTACGCAGGAAATCCCCGATGCCTTGATGGCCACAGGAGCATGTTCCCTCGATGACCCGCACCCGAAGTTCAAGCCCGCGACGATAATATCTCCAGCCTTCGCCTTCTTCGTGAAATCCTTGTCGATGTCCTCCATGCAGTGCGAGGCTAACTCTTTCTCGTTCTGGCTGTTGAGGTAGCGCGCAGGGATAATTACGTCAGTATCTACGTGGTCGCCGTATTTGTGTGCAGTTGACATTCTACATTACCTCCTCTGGGTGAGAGATGTGCCCGGTGATTCCCGACGCGGCGGCAACAGCAGGGGACGCAAGATAGACCTCGCTCTTTGTGTGCCCCATCCTGCCGACAAAGTTGCGGTTGGTCGTAGAAACGCAGCGTTCACCTTCCGCGAGAATGCCCATGTACCCGCCGAGACACGGCCCGCACGTCGGAGTGCTCACAACGCATCCTGCGTCAAGGAAGATGTCCGTGTAACCCCTCTTCATGCATTCGCGGTAAATCGCCATCGTCGCAGGAATCACTATTCCCCTGACCCCTGCGGCCAAGTGCTTGCCCCTAAGAACATTCGCGGCGGCCTCCATGTCCTCAATCTTGCCGTTTGTGCACGAGCCGATAACTATCTGATCAATTGCAATGTCCTTCCCCTCGCGCGCGGGGTGTGCGTTTTCGGGAAGGTGAGGGTAAGCGACGGTGCAGTCTATCTCGTCAAGGTTGAGCTCAACGACGGATTCATACTCTGCATCAGGGTCAGGGTAGTACGCAGTCCATTCACGATTCACGCGTCCCTTCAGGAAATCGCGCGTGATGTCGTCGACGGGGAAGATGCCATTTTTGCCGCCGGCCTCTATCGCCATGTTCGAGATTGTGAGACGGTCTGCCATCGTCAGCTCGCTCAAGCCCTCGCCCGAAAACTCCAGCGACTTATAGAGTGCACCATCAACGCCGATTCTGCCGATGAGCGTCAGGATTACGT
This genomic interval carries:
- the leuC gene encoding 3-isopropylmalate dehydratase large subunit produces the protein MGMTMTQKILAKHAGLPEVHAGQLIQARLDLVLGNDITTPVAINEFEAAGFDSVFDTGKIVMVMDHFVPNKDIKSATQCKQCRMFAHRFGIEHYYDVGTMGIEHALLPEQGLVAPGEAVIGADSHTCTYGALGAFSTGVGSTDMGAAMKAGSTWFKVPAAIRVNVTGHKKPYVSGKDVILTLIGRIGVDGALYKSLEFSGEGLSELTMADRLTISNMAIEAGGKNGIFPVDDITRDFLKGRVNREWTAYYPDPDAEYESVVELNLDEIDCTVAYPHLPENAHPAREGKDIAIDQIVIGSCTNGKIEDMEAAANVLRGKHLAAGVRGIVIPATMAIYRECMKRGYTDIFLDAGCVVSTPTCGPCLGGYMGILAEGERCVSTTNRNFVGRMGHTKSEVYLASPAVAAASGITGHISHPEEVM
- the leuD gene encoding 3-isopropylmalate dehydratase small subunit yields the protein MSTAHKYGDHVDTDVIIPARYLNSQNEKELASHCMEDIDKDFTKKAKAGDIIVAGLNFGCGSSREHAPVAIKASGISCVIAKSFARIFYRNAINIGLAILECPEAAEDIADGDSVSVNFDTGIITNETKHKTYKAEPFPEFIKQMIEDGGLMASLKKAKN